In Deltaproteobacteria bacterium, the genomic window AGCGGGTGCGGCCGGGATCTCTCCGGGCAGGCACGCCACCAAGGCCGACCTGGACAGTGTTTCCCGAATCTTTCAATCCGTTGGGATATCGGTCTTGGTCCCCGAGGACAAGCTGGATGCAGTGACGGGTCTCAGCGGCAGCGGACCGGCCTATGTCTTTGGATTTATCGAGGCCCTCGTGGAGGGCGGGGTCCGGGAAGGGCTTCCCCGCCACGTCTCACGGGAGCTCGCCATCCAGACCGTCTTTGGTGCGGCCCTCCTCGCCAGGGAGACGGGAAGGCACCCGGCCGAACTCCGGGACATGGTGACGAGCCCTGGTGGGACCACGGTCGAGGGGCTCCGGATACTCGAGATCGGGGCGTTTCGAGGGCTCGTGATGGACGCGGTGAGCGCCGCAGCGGATCGGGCGAGAGAACTCGGCAGGGAGGCAGGATAGGCCTATGAGGCCTCATGCCCCTCTTCGCTTTCTTCCTCTT contains:
- the proC gene encoding pyrroline-5-carboxylate reductase, which gives rise to METIGFIGGGQMAEALVKGIIKADVAKAEAITVSDPSVERRRHLAEVHGVRAVQENLEVIRTSRLIVLAVKPQVMGAVLGEIAPSVTAYHLVVSIAAGVRIETLETALPEGSRVVRVMPNTPALVGAGAAGISPGRHATKADLDSVSRIFQSVGISVLVPEDKLDAVTGLSGSGPAYVFGFIEALVEGGVREGLPRHVSRELAIQTVFGAALLARETGRHPAELRDMVTSPGGTTVEGLRILEIGAFRGLVMDAVSAAADRARELGREAG